From the genome of Treponema peruense:
AAACCCCAAGAAATATAGATATTGTAAATACTGCAGCAGTCACAAAAAGCGCAATACCTGCAACAAGAGCCGCTGTTTTTTCCTTTTTAGTCATCAAAATCCCCGTTTTATGAAATTAGGTTATTCTGATTAATTATCGGCATTTTTAAGGGGCAATTTTAGTATTTGAAGAAGCAAAAGGTTCAACTTTTAATGCCGTTTTTTCACCTATGCCGAACGCAGGACTGTCTTTGTCACCGCGAAGTTCAGGATTCAAAAGTGCAATTCTGTCGTAACGGCGCAGATTAAAAAAGCCCAGTTCTTTTGCATGAGTATCATCTTTTTTTGCAGAAAGCGGAATGCGGCTGCGGCCATCGCACAAAAGATAGCGAACCCTTCCCGACTTGTTGAGCATACCGTCAGAAACAACAGCATATTCCCCGGTGCAGCCGCATGGAACGTTGTCCTCTTCGTTAACAAACGCGAAGTATGACATTTTGACGCTTGTTCTTTCCAAACCGGCACTGCGCGCGAGGGCGGCAACAGTATGCGGCGGCGTCCACAAAACTTCAGAGTGACAGGTAGTGGCACTTGAGGCCTTTAACGCTGGACAAATGCACGACGCCACACACGGAGAAACGACAGCAGCACCTTCTCGTACCAGAGTGTCGCGCGCTTCAATAAGTGAACGGCTTGTTTCGAGAAGTGCCGGCTCGCATACAAGCAGAACACCGCCCGGCGAAAGCAGATTAAGAAGTGACTTGAGAAAATTTGTACGCCTGCTGATTCTGTCAGGAAAATCTTTCCAAAGCTCATTAAGAGCGTGGCTTGTAACGATAATATCATACTTTCCTTTAAACAAACCCGCCGGATCTTTTTTCATAAAGTCGGCAGTCACAGTCTGCGTGTCAACCTGCTTAAAATCTGACTCAAACAGCCGCTTTGCCAGGGAAAGAGAGCGCGCACTGTAGTCGCAAAGAGTAAGTTCAATATTGTTGCTGGCAATTCCTGCGCCTGTGCTAAGAGCACTTGTTCCAAGTGCACTGCAGACAGAGGCGGCCGCAGGTCCTGGTCCCGAACCGGCATCCAGGATTCTTACAGGCCGGGGCAGATTCTTTAAAAAATCCAGTCTGCCAGACTTAAGCACATTGCAGAAAGCATACGAAACCTGCATAAAACTGACGGGCCAATAATACAAAAGGTAGGCACCAAGAAAAGCCCTGTCTTCCATATAACCGGCCCCGGCCAGATTGCGCTCTCCGGTAAGCCCGCGCTGAAGCTTTAACAACGCGCCGGAAACCTGCCTTAATTCGCGTTCAGAAAGGGGGGAACAGTTTGCTGTACCGCGCCAGAGTTTCAAAAGCGTTTTCAAATGAGGCTCAAGCGCACTTTCACAGGAATAAGCACACACTTAGAGATTCGCCATCGGAATATGATAAATACTTCCGCAGTTACGGCAGCAAATTTCCAGAGGATCTGGATCGTTCTTTTTTATGTCGTCAAGTTCAGCCTTTGGAAGAGAACGGATATATTTTGCAAAAGACTCTTCTGAACATGGGCAGTCGTAAATTACTGAACGGCGAACGGCTACAGCAGGATTAAACTCGCGGAACAAGCCGTAAACGATGTCATCGATTTCACCCTTTTCTGAAAACCATTTTCCCAAAGACGGAGCGGCAGAAAACGCATTTTCTACCTTTTCAATAAGATGCGCATCTTCTTTCATGTCTGCACCGCTTGCAGAAGAAGAGCCGTTCTTTTTTGTTCCGCCTGTTTCGGGCAAAACCTGAAGGAACATTCCGCCGGCACCAGCAACACGGCCTTTTGTGTCCATATAAACGCTTGTATTGAAAGCTGTCTGGATTTGTTCAGACTGAAGGAAGTACCACGCCAAATCTTTTGTTATGTTTTTGTAAAGAATTTCTACAGAACTCGAAGAGGGAACTTTGTCTCCTTCGCGGGCAGTTGTCATTGTCATTGTTCCATTACCAAGGAACGGGGCAAGGTTCCAGTTTTCGAGCGGCTTTTCTACGGGAATATGTTCGTTAAAAAGATATCCGCGCACATAACCAGATGAATCTGCTTCTACAGAAAATCCGGCGGCAGGACCGTCAACTTCATACCGCCACCCCATGTGTTCCTTACCTTTCATTGTGGGAATCAAAAGTGCACCGCACAAAGATGCCTGTCCCAGAATCATTGTTTCAAGAATTCCAAGATTATGCTGCGCGCGCATCTGGTTTACAAAACGTGTTCCATGAAAAAGAGCGCCCCTTACGCGGCCGTCTGCCATTACAAAAACCGCCATCTCATCTTTGGGAAGCGATTCAATATGTTCAACCAGTTCTTTGTCATTTATCTGTGCTTTAATCATATATTCTATTATACCGATTTGCACAACTTTTTTCCACAATAGTACTTTTGAAATATTAGGTCTTATTTGGGCAGTAATTATAGGCTGGGGAACAGGCTTACTCTATACTTGTATTGCAACTTTTATTACAACAAAAAAAAGATTCTGTAAAAACATCTTCCGATGATTTCTAAAATGCATTGCGCAGTGACTAACAACAGCGGGTCAATGACCCGCCGTTGTTATTTTCCCTTATTTGGATGCGCGCTTTGCTTTGATTATGGCAAACACGCTCTGAAGAACTATAAAGAAGCACAGGATTGATGAAAGCACAATCTTGTTCCACCAGGAAGAAAGAGTTCCCTGGCAGCGGATAAGCGTTTCTATCGTAGCCTTAATCAGTACGCCAAAGAATGTTCCTATTACGGTACCAACGCCGCCGGTAAGCATTGTTCCGCCAATAACAGCAGAAGAAATTGCTTCCATTTCAAAACCGCGTGCCTGTTCAACAAAGCCCGCAGTTGTGTTAAGACAGAACACAAATCCCGCAAGAGCTGCAAGGAATCCTTCAAGAACATAAGCTGCAAATTTTGTGCGCTTAACGTTGATTCCCAAAAGAAGTGCAGACTGTTCGTTACCGCCGATTGCAAAAAGATTGCGTCCGAATCTTGTGTAGCGCAGAATAAACCACACTACAACAACAACCGCAAGCGCAATAATTACACTCGGGTGAATAAACGGATACATTCTTACGCCGTGCTTGTTGACTGTTGAACCAAAGAAAATATTTATATTCTGATTGGCCAGCGCAAGAAATGCTTTGTTTGCACGGATTGCAATCTGCTCGGAACTGATTACGGCCGTAAGTCCGCGGCACATGAAAAGCCCTGCAAGTGTTACAATAAACGGCTGCAGCTGCATGTAAGAAATAAGCCAGCCCTGGAACGCGCCGAATAAAATTCCGAATACAAGAACCACGGCAATTGCAACACCTGAAGGAAGACCCATCTTTTCCATTGAATAAGACAGAATCATACATACAAGGCCAACAACAGAACCTACCGAAATATCAATTCCGCCGGCAATCATAACAATTGTCATTCCCGAAGCCGCAACAAGAAGTCCCGCGTTATCTATGAGCATGTTAAGGAAGGTCTGCATTCTTCCAAAGCCCTTGTCGCTGTAAATAATTACTCCGGCAATATACATGACTACAAAAAGACAGATTGTAATCATCATAAGGAACTTGCTGGAATCTATGCGTTTTCCCTTTGAAATATTGGACAGCACAGTCTTGAAATTCATTTTGTCACTCATACAGCACCACCTTCAAGCTTTTTGCTTGCACGACTGTTCTTCATATTTGTAAGCCAGGCCTTGAATGTTGGCGACTGGAATAGAACTATAAGAATAACGACGGCAGCTTTGTAAACAGGAAGCTGGTCTCCCGAAACTCCGATGGCATAAAGACAGGTGTTCAAAGCCTGAATTGTAACGGCACCGATTACCGAACCCATCAAATTGAATTTACCGCCACTAAGACTGTTTCCTCCAAGTGCAACCGCAAGAATTGCATCCATTTCCATATTGAGTCCGATGTTGTTTGCATCGCTGGAATAGATTCGGCTCGAAGCAATCATGCCGGCAACTCCTGAACTAAGGCCGCAGAATACATAGCAGAAGAAAATTACCAGAGCGGAATTAATTCCTACAAGACGTCCTGCCTTTGGATTGATTCCGACCGTCTGAATGTAAGTGGACATGGCGGTCTTTTTGAGCACAAGATATGTAAGCGCAACAAAAATTATCGCTATGAAAATAGGCGTCGGTACTATACAACCCGGAATAAAGCCTCCGATGTAGCGGAACGATTCTTTTCTTACGTAGAGAATAACGCCGGTTGCAGTTTCGGTCGAGCTTATGAGCTGGGCTATTCCGCGGCCGGCCGTAAAAAGAATAAGTGTCGCAATCATAGGCTGGATATTCAGCCTGGCAACAAGAAGTCCATTGAACGCACCGCATGCTGCACTTGCAAGAAGCCCAAAGAAAATTGCAAGAACAGGAACCATTGCATAAGAATCATAACTTGAACCAAGAAGGCGAACAATCAGCGCACCTGAAATTGCAGCAACAGCACCAACAGAAATATCTGTTCCGCGCGAAGATGCCGCAACAAGTGTCATTCCGACTGCAAGAATAACAAGTTCGCTTGAACGGTTAAGAATATCAATAATGTAACCGTAAAGAACGCCGTTGTTGATTGAAACCTTAAAGAAGTTTGCCTGCTTTGTAACCGCAATAATTATTACGTTAACTACAAGCATAACCAAAAGTGCGATTATAGGAAGAGCCAGCTGGCTTTTCATCATTTTTCCAAAGTCGAATCTGCGTTTGCTTTCACTCATTTTCCATCACCTCCGGCGATTGCAGCCATGACGTCTTCCTGGGTAAGATTGTCGTTGTTCAGTTCCCCAACCTTTTTTCCGTCGCGAAGAACACAAAGTCTGTTTACGGTTCTGAGCATTTCTTCAATTTCGGAACTTATAAACATAACAGTCATTCCTTCCTGCGCAAGCTGAATTACAAGTTTCTGGATTTCTGTTTTTGTACCAACGTCAATTCCGCGGGTAGGTTCATCCAGAATAAGAAAGTCCGGGTGTGTTACAAGCCATCTTCCAATAATTACCTTCTGCTGGTTTCCGCCTGAAAGAGATTTGATCGGCGTTTCGGTAGAAGGTGTTTTTATGTTAAGAGCCTTGATGTATTTGTTTGTAAGTTCAAGCTGTTTGCTCATCGGAAGAAGTTTGAAGATTCCGGTTTTGGCCTGAAGCGCAATCATCATGTTTTCGCGTATTGAAAGATCTGCAATAATACTTTCTGCCTTGCGGTCTTCGGGAAGATACGCCATTCCGCGCTTGATTGAGTCAATAGGAGCCTTTGCCTTGAGAGACTCATCCTTAAAGAAAAGTTCGCCGGAATCAGGTTTGTCTGCTGCATAAAGAGAGCGTGCAAGTTCTGAACGACCCGAGCCGAGCAGTCCCGTAAGTCCTATAACTTCACCCTTCTTTATTGTAAGGTCAAACGGCTTTATTGTTCCCTGGTGTGTAAGTGCCACGGCTTTTATTATCTGCGGCAAATCTTCCTGTGAATTAATTGCGCTGTTACTGTGCAGATTGTCAAGCTCGGCAACTTCGTGACCAAGCATTGTCTGTACCAGCTTTAGGCGCGGCAGTTCTTCTACAGTAAATTCACCCTGGAATTCACCGTTGCGCAAAACCGTAATTTTATCACAAACTGCATAAACCTGTTCAAGAAAGTGTGTGACGAAAATAATTCCCGTACCTTTTTCCTTGAGCCTGTTCATTACTTTGAAAAGTTCTTCTACTTCCTTGTCGTCAAGAGAACTTGTCGGTTCGTCAAGAATAAGAACCTTGCAGTTAAAGTTAACCGCACGTGCAATTGCAACCATCTGCTGAATGGCTACAGAATAGTCACCCAGAGTGCGTGTAACATCTATATCAAGACCTACTTCGGCAAGAACTTCTTTTGCCTTGCGGTTCATAAGTTTCCAGTCAATTGCCAGACCCCATTTTTTTGGTTCCTGACCGGCAAATATGTTTTCGGCAACAGAAATATTGGGACAAAGATTCACTTCCTGGAATACAGTACTTATTCCGTTAATCTGGGCTTCCTGAGGTGAATGATTGTTTATTTCTTTACCGTCAAGGTATATTTTTCCTGAATCTCTTGTGTGGACACCGTTAAGAACTTTGATAAGAGTACTTTTTCCGGCTCCGTTCTCTCCCATAAGCGCATGAATTTCGCCCTTTCTGAGTGTAAATTCTACATTCTGAAGAGCCTTGACGCCCGGGAAAGTCATATTGATATTTTTCATTGAAAGCAGAACGTCATTTGCCATAAGTTTGTCCTTCTTAAAAGCGGATTTTTCTATGTCGCGGAAATTAAATTATTCCGGCTGATTATTGTCTGCACAAAACAAGAGCCGGAGTGGAACATTGCCTTCCGAATCTCCGGCTCGGTAAGATTTACATGCGGAATCTTTTTTTACAAAAACTTATGCACTTGTTCCGCAGATTTTAATTAGTACTTACGTGTAGGAAGCATTGCTTCTGCGTTGGCTTCATCAAATACGCCTTCATCTACATAAGCAATCTTGTCTACTGTTCCGCCGGCCTCAAGTGTCTTGATGATTGAGTCTACGCGCGGTCCGTGAAGAGGGTTACACTCTACGGCGCAGTTGATTTCTCCCGCCATCATCTTGTTGAATGTTTCGTGTACAGCGTCGAAACAAATGATGATAATGTCTTTTCCGGGCTGTTTTCCGGCTGCCTTGATTGCGTCTACTGCACCCCAGGCCATGTTGTCATTTTCTGCAAATACTACATCGATGTCATCATACTGCTTGAGGAAAGATTCCATAACTTCCTGTCCCTTTGCCTGTGTAAATTCACCAGTCTGTTTAGCAAGAAGGTTGTAGTTTAGATTCTTTGCAAGACCTTCAGTAATTCCCTGTGTGCGTCCAACCTGTGCAGAAGAACCGATTGTTCCCTGAATAAGAAGTACATTAAGTTTTTCTGAATCGCGGCCGTTTTTCTTGAGATAGTCGTTGAGCCAGATTACAGAGTCGCGTCCTTCTTTAAGGAAGTTTCCTCCAACCCAGCAAAGATAGAGACTGTCGTCAGAAACTTTCATCTGGCGGTCAGAGAGAATAACAGGGATTCCTGCAGCCTTTGCTTCGCCCAATACTGTTTCCCAACCAGTCTCAACTACCGGAGCAACTACGATATAGTCAACATCCTGCTGAATAAAGTTGCGCATTGCCTTTATCTGGTTTTCCTGCTTCTGCTGTGCATCATCAAAAATAAGCTTGTAGCCGTTTTCTGCGGTGAAAGTGCTCTTGAATGACTCGGTGTTTGCAAGACGCCAGTCAGATTCTGCACCAACCTGTGCGTATCCAACGGTAATTACCTTTTTGTCACCTTTTGCGCCCTTTGCTTCGGGACCCTTTTTTGAGCATCCTGCAAGTGCAAGAGCAACCATAAGAATTGAACCTGTAAACGCAGCAATCTTTTTCATGTAAATTCCTCCTATACACGTTAAGTGCGATAAAACGTTATGATTACATCATAAACCCGCTTTTGGAATACGTACATGTAAATTTTTACGAACTTTGTTCAATTTATTCTGTTTTTTTTACAAAAAAAACACTTTCTCTTCTGCCGCTGCGAAAAAAGTTTAAAATCTTACGAAAAAATGTTGAATATTTTACGGCACCCGGCTACCAGGCTGCACTAAAGCAAACAGCAGGAATTTTTGTATTCCCGCGGACTCATACCGGTATTTTTCTTGAAGATAAAACTGAAGTAATGCGGATCATTAAAACCGCACTCGTAGGCAATGTCAGAACCTTTCATATTTGTTTCACGCAGAAGTTTTTTTGCATTTTCTATACGCACGTCGGTAAGAAACTCAATGAAAGTAATTCCGCATTCCTGCGAAAAAATTGTGCTAAAATGATTTGGACTCAAATGAACCGCTTCTGCAACAGAATTAAGGCACGTATCCTGACTGGCAAAATTCTGTTCAATATAAACCTTTGCCTTAAGAATAACGTCACCGTAACGGCCCTGCATTTTTGAATCGCGAAAGTCCAAAACCTTGTCAAGAACACGTTTTATTTCTGAAGCAAGCATTTCTTCACTTACAACGGCCTTGTCCACAAATTCACGGCGAACAACTTCGGGCATAACCTGTTTAACATCGCCACCAAGCTCTTCTATAAGTTTTGAAACCGCCATAATCACATCTACAAGAAGATAAGACGAAACTACGCCAAATGTCTGCGGATTGTTTTTAAGCATATCCATCTGCTGTGAAACAATTGCATCAATTTCGTTGCGGCCGGCATACTTGAGCTTGTCTACAAGAGGATCATTTTCGCGCAGTGAAAGTATACCGCCGCTTGTTTTATTCACATCG
Proteins encoded in this window:
- a CDS encoding ABC transporter permease subunit codes for the protein MSDKMNFKTVLSNISKGKRIDSSKFLMMITICLFVVMYIAGVIIYSDKGFGRMQTFLNMLIDNAGLLVAASGMTIVMIAGGIDISVGSVVGLVCMILSYSMEKMGLPSGVAIAVVLVFGILFGAFQGWLISYMQLQPFIVTLAGLFMCRGLTAVISSEQIAIRANKAFLALANQNINIFFGSTVNKHGVRMYPFIHPSVIIALAVVVVVWFILRYTRFGRNLFAIGGNEQSALLLGINVKRTKFAAYVLEGFLAALAGFVFCLNTTAGFVEQARGFEMEAISSAVIGGTMLTGGVGTVIGTFFGVLIKATIETLIRCQGTLSSWWNKIVLSSILCFFIVLQSVFAIIKAKRASK
- a CDS encoding Hsp33 family molecular chaperone HslO; the encoded protein is MIKAQINDKELVEHIESLPKDEMAVFVMADGRVRGALFHGTRFVNQMRAQHNLGILETMILGQASLCGALLIPTMKGKEHMGWRYEVDGPAAGFSVEADSSGYVRGYLFNEHIPVEKPLENWNLAPFLGNGTMTMTTAREGDKVPSSSSVEILYKNITKDLAWYFLQSEQIQTAFNTSVYMDTKGRVAGAGGMFLQVLPETGGTKKNGSSSASGADMKEDAHLIEKVENAFSAAPSLGKWFSEKGEIDDIVYGLFREFNPAVAVRRSVIYDCPCSEESFAKYIRSLPKAELDDIKKNDPDPLEICCRNCGSIYHIPMANL
- a CDS encoding ABC transporter permease, with protein sequence MSESKRRFDFGKMMKSQLALPIIALLVMLVVNVIIIAVTKQANFFKVSINNGVLYGYIIDILNRSSELVILAVGMTLVAASSRGTDISVGAVAAISGALIVRLLGSSYDSYAMVPVLAIFFGLLASAACGAFNGLLVARLNIQPMIATLILFTAGRGIAQLISSTETATGVILYVRKESFRYIGGFIPGCIVPTPIFIAIIFVALTYLVLKKTAMSTYIQTVGINPKAGRLVGINSALVIFFCYVFCGLSSGVAGMIASSRIYSSDANNIGLNMEMDAILAVALGGNSLSGGKFNLMGSVIGAVTIQALNTCLYAIGVSGDQLPVYKAAVVILIVLFQSPTFKAWLTNMKNSRASKKLEGGAV
- a CDS encoding small ribosomal subunit Rsm22 family protein; translation: MCAYSCESALEPHLKTLLKLWRGTANCSPLSERELRQVSGALLKLQRGLTGERNLAGAGYMEDRAFLGAYLLYYWPVSFMQVSYAFCNVLKSGRLDFLKNLPRPVRILDAGSGPGPAAASVCSALGTSALSTGAGIASNNIELTLCDYSARSLSLAKRLFESDFKQVDTQTVTADFMKKDPAGLFKGKYDIIVTSHALNELWKDFPDRISRRTNFLKSLLNLLSPGGVLLVCEPALLETSRSLIEARDTLVREGAAVVSPCVASCICPALKASSATTCHSEVLWTPPHTVAALARSAGLERTSVKMSYFAFVNEEDNVPCGCTGEYAVVSDGMLNKSGRVRYLLCDGRSRIPLSAKKDDTHAKELGFFNLRRYDRIALLNPELRGDKDSPAFGIGEKTALKVEPFASSNTKIAP
- a CDS encoding sugar ABC transporter ATP-binding protein, whose translation is MANDVLLSMKNINMTFPGVKALQNVEFTLRKGEIHALMGENGAGKSTLIKVLNGVHTRDSGKIYLDGKEINNHSPQEAQINGISTVFQEVNLCPNISVAENIFAGQEPKKWGLAIDWKLMNRKAKEVLAEVGLDIDVTRTLGDYSVAIQQMVAIARAVNFNCKVLILDEPTSSLDDKEVEELFKVMNRLKEKGTGIIFVTHFLEQVYAVCDKITVLRNGEFQGEFTVEELPRLKLVQTMLGHEVAELDNLHSNSAINSQEDLPQIIKAVALTHQGTIKPFDLTIKKGEVIGLTGLLGSGRSELARSLYAADKPDSGELFFKDESLKAKAPIDSIKRGMAYLPEDRKAESIIADLSIRENMMIALQAKTGIFKLLPMSKQLELTNKYIKALNIKTPSTETPIKSLSGGNQQKVIIGRWLVTHPDFLILDEPTRGIDVGTKTEIQKLVIQLAQEGMTVMFISSEIEEMLRTVNRLCVLRDGKKVGELNNDNLTQEDVMAAIAGGDGK
- a CDS encoding ABC transporter substrate-binding protein, whose product is MKKIAAFTGSILMVALALAGCSKKGPEAKGAKGDKKVITVGYAQVGAESDWRLANTESFKSTFTAENGYKLIFDDAQQKQENQIKAMRNFIQQDVDYIVVAPVVETGWETVLGEAKAAGIPVILSDRQMKVSDDSLYLCWVGGNFLKEGRDSVIWLNDYLKKNGRDSEKLNVLLIQGTIGSSAQVGRTQGITEGLAKNLNYNLLAKQTGEFTQAKGQEVMESFLKQYDDIDVVFAENDNMAWGAVDAIKAAGKQPGKDIIIICFDAVHETFNKMMAGEINCAVECNPLHGPRVDSIIKTLEAGGTVDKIAYVDEGVFDEANAEAMLPTRKY